tcagggatcaaggtcatctcgccaaacgggaagtgcatggtatctgattcaccatgatacctttcgacgaagtaattgactgtcacaatatctggcttcaaataattttcaaccaaaggatataaaccagaatcctttactaatgtttggaccttttcacattccttagacaaatcccaatgagacgcggcttggtttcggcaaacacgcacaaccttcttataatcatacaattaggagataatacgattaagaTATTTTGCATAAATACAAAATaatacatatgcacgagatagaaattcttacataggtttgatatatagtacgagcccacgagtccttgtagccaaatagatacCCCAGACCATGAGAAGTTgcgccccaaattctaccaccatcaagatcaggtatcatgtcatcaatatgaggaaggtgcgaacctttaacttttactttgccttttcctttgcccttgccttgtgtcggttgttgacttggcccaccttGTTCCACTACTCCTTGGATTTGATTTTCTATTGACTttgatcaatctcattatcttcttccccactttcctcttcatcttgctcatcttcctcctcaactgcTTCGGTAGATTCACGGATTACGAGTTTACTACGGTCACGACCACTCTcccaaacttcacctcttgtaTCGGCCCCCAAACGGATTTTGCGACGTTGGTCTTTCCCTCCaggaggcagagactgaggagtaccaagaccgtccttccttatTTTCTTAATGCCAGCATCTTTAGTTTTTGTAAGCTTCCTTTGCTTTAGCTTCCTTTTCTTTAGacctatttcaaaagaagcacgaaataaatataagacaactaactttcatttctaataccggcatagatacaccacattacgacatagaatcatcactaccggcataccGAAACAAAGTATCGACCATGCCGTGACCGGAAACGGCATGGTAAATTCAAACCATTACATGCCGCAACTAATATCGGCATTGACAAATAAATTTCGAGGATGCCGGTAATCATTAGGAAGTTCCTTGATACCAAAACACCATTACCGGAACATACGTAAAATTAAAACTCATGCTGTAACAGGTTTTCGGCATAGAATCTAACCTGACACGTATGCCGGTACCAATAACaaaatcctagggttttctgtgtATTAGAAGCTCACTTCCGGCGTATtcgaaaaaattcaaatcaaTGCCGCGACTGAATACCGACATGGTATTCAAACTAATTTCAACGCCGGTACTGcgttccggtgtggtcttcatcctaaatcgaaTGTCGTAACTATGTTCCGGTGTGGTCTTTAGCCTAAATCATATGCCGTAACGCAGTGTCGGTGTGGGATTCATCCTAAATTGAATGCCTTTACACTTTTCCGatgtggtattcatactaaagTGAATGTCGGAAGCTACTGAAACTCAACCTTTGCAGTTAGGTTTGCGATTTTGACCTAAATTCGtagctacaaatcgattgaaacactaattaaatagttctaaatcacttaccttctcacagaagccatgtttacgaGAAGTTGATCGTCCGAAGtctcttgttcttcgtgttcttgctcttgagcaatcaaagcaaccCTTTTCTGTAAtttctgttgagcaatcgattttgatttcgattcGGCATCTAATTTCTTTCATGAAGGCATTtttatgggttggttttaatcgaCGAGGAAATTTTTGATTCAACGATTAATCGTAGAGtatatgaagaacgatgaagaagaggagaggaagatggaagaatcttttttttttcaaaacctaaccctaacacACGAGTATGACGGTACTCAAATGGGGGATAACTGATTTtgtgtttggttttgattttaagttttttttttattttgtgggaagggtataacagtcttttcataatattttttaattaatcaaaggatgttttagtattttcgcccccaaaaaacacccctaagcagacacctttggttgggggaagtaactcatatcccccaattagttttgatatccccaacCGCGCGTTCTTTACTAACCCATTAATTAATGTAAGACATGTCCACACATTTCTTCATGAGAGCCAAATCATTAAACTCAAAAATAGTTCAAgtcttccattttcaattttcttATGCATCCAAAATTCATGATAGATAGCTAAAAATAATAAATCTCTATCCTAACATTAATAAAAATATCTAAAATTAATTACATGTAATTACCAATCAATGCACCTATTATTTACATAACTAATTAAATCCTAATTAATTAATCAATCAACAAGGAAAATGATTTATAGTTTTAAGAAATATAGcttaataaattaatattttttattatggGAACCATAAGTACACTCATAAATAAATGTTTATTTTTTACAAACTAAGTTTTAGATTAATAAAAAATCCGAATAAATAATATGGGCAGTGTTTTAGTGCGAAAATCATATTAAGAAAATTACCAGGTTTTACAAGGTATCTCTGATCATTCTCCAGCTATTGTGTCTATTTTTAAAAATAGGAAACATGACTCTCCTCCTTTTAGGTTCTATAATTTTCTCTGTGAGGAAGCTGATTTTTTGAAAGTGGTCAGATTTGGGTGGAATATTTATGTGAGAGGGAAccccatgattaaatttgttaATAAGCTCAAAAATGTGAAACATGAGATTATAAACGGAAAAGAACTAGATTCAGAACTATGTCTGAACAAGTTTTACAAGCTAAAGAAAATATGGATAATGCTCAATTACTTTTGAAATCTTACCCTCTTGATCAAGAGTTGGCTAGAAGGGAGAGAGACTATGTTACTGAGTATGTTAGATTGGATAAGTATGAGGAATCTGTTCATAAGCAACTGTCCAGGGTCAAATGGTTAGATTTGGGAGACGcaaacacttctttctttcataATTCTTTAAAAGAACGCAGGTCTAGAAATAATATCTCATTCTTTTATGACAATGCCAATGTTAAGCTTACTGAAGATAAGGGTATTGCTAGTGAATGTGTCTCCTATTATtctaatctgtttggtagcaataCATAGGAGATTTTTATGGTGATTTTCTGAATTTAAGGTTCGAGGCTTGTGTTCAACAAGAAGATGTAGCTGATCTTATTAAGCCTGTCACAAGGGAGGAAATGGTTATTGCTTTAAATTCTATTGGATCTAGTAAGGCACCAAGCCGAGATGGTTTCTCAAGCCATTTTTTCAAGACTAGCTGGTCTATTGTTGGTGATGAGTTGGTTGctgttgttcaaaaaaaaatcactaaATCTAAGCTTCTAAAGGAAGTAAATATtacttttattactctgattccaaaaaataaaaatcctttCAGTTGTTTCAGACTATTGGCCGATTTCCTGTTGTAATCTTACTTATAAGTGCATTACTAAAATCATTTGTCTTAGAATGAAGAGGATCCTAGGGGGTCTTATTAGTTAGAATCCATCAGCCTTTATATATGGTAGAAGTATTCAAGACAATATTTTGTTggcacatgaactagttagaaactATCATAGATCACATGGATCTCCCAGATGTGCCTTAAAATTGACGTGAGGAAGGCTTATGACACTGTCAAATGGAATGCAATTTTTTATGTCTTAAAGCAAATGGGTTTCCTAGATCTTTTTATTAATTGGATTGCATTATGCATTACTGTTACTAAATTTTCAGTGCTTTTGAATGGCTCTCCATATGGTTTTTTTTTGAGCTAAGAGGGGACTCAGACAAGGATATCCAATATctccttattttttttatatttccaTGGAGATGTTAAGTGCCACCCTTCTCAGGCAGGTACAGTTACAAAATTTTAGTTTACATCCAAGGTCCAAGCTCACACGTCTCACTCACCTTTGTTTTGTGGATGATGTGATGCTCTTCTTCAAAGGTACTACTTCAGCTGCTTCTAGTCTCAAGATTGTCTTGAATAAGTTTGGTTTATGTACTGGGCTTGAGATGAACAATCATAAAACTTCCTTATTTcattctgctgttgaagaagacatCCTGCaacaaatttttattattttggatTGTTCTATAGGGGAGTTACTTTTCAGATACCTGCGCATTCCCTTTTTATCCACTAGATTGTCTTACAGAGACAGTTTTCCTATTATTGAGAGGGTGGATGAtagattgaactcttggaagcctAGATTTCTTGCTTATCCAGATAGGCTTTGcttataaagttttttttttttttttttgagtggcatgctttaattttggttttcatgttttattcACCCTAAAAGAGTGATATTTCCTTCTTACATGGAAGACAATACTAGAGAAATGGTAAAGCAAATCACCATTGCTGAGTTTAATATTCATGAGAGTGACCATGCTTTCTGGAAGTCTAGCACCACATGCCAGTTTTCAGTGAAGCACACTTATATTGTTATATCTGATCATTTACCTTCTCCTCATTGGAAACACCTAGTTTGGTTTAAAAAGCATATTCCTAGATATTAATTTATTTCCTGGCTTGCTTTTCATAAGAGATTAAAAACTAGAAGCAAACTTCAAATTGCAGAGTTATTTTTGAGGCTTCTTGTGTCTTCTGTAGGGAAGAAGGGAAGACTGAAAATCATCTTTTTCATGATTGTCTTTTTTCCTCTGATATTTGGAGTATTCTTCCTAAAGCTAGGTTTTATTAGAGTGCCAGCAAATACTTGGGATGAGGAAATCAGTTGGTGTTCTCAAAACTTCACAAGATATTATTGTGTCTCTGTCATCAAAAGACTTGTCCTCGATGGTTTTATCTACCATATTTGGAGAGAGAGGAATTGTTAGagtatttctcggtcgaactcgcatgcgttgttatcacaagcatgtttgtcaatgttagtgatcaaaactataagtattgatatctagtctattatagctaagtctcggactaggatagaaagtatagttgagctcaaggactccatggcgattcatcatacaataagaataactactcaaggaaccggtggaacttctcgacaaaaaggtatgtgaagacttgaacttatctatcactcaaaagtctatctactctatctcctactctttgatatgagaagtcatatgctatatatatagactttgattatacacatttggtgtttcgagccgagtatacctcgcctatctatatctcgaaatatgagttggtaagcttttcgctttaaccaagtttatctttaccatgtgacgaaagtcataatatgtttcaatcatcttgaaaattgctttgacgagaatggtgtaacaactatataacgtcctctaagaatgtttcaatgattggaatgagagtttagattatataaccaatggttgACACAAGCATTttcgtggaaacacatttatgtataagtcatattccttgaaccaaagtttgtgaactttgttgatcaagagaaccggaagaatggcgtgagccaagtccgcgaattcagtccgcgaacttccgaagttctcaaacctgagaatttctactggagttgacaaactacttgcgtgaaactaagtccgcgaacccagtctgtgaaccggcgaagttctcacaccgagaatttctgctggagtttgtaaactctgcccggtaacttaagtccgcgaacctgagaaggttatatatctgaagatgatttctgaacttaaacttaaaaagactaaggaatgcagtttgcaaaccgtggctataaaagttcatga
The nucleotide sequence above comes from Papaver somniferum cultivar HN1 chromosome 8, ASM357369v1, whole genome shotgun sequence. Encoded proteins:
- the LOC113306147 gene encoding uncharacterized protein LOC113306147 is translated as MSEQVLQAKENMDNAQLLLKSYPLDQELARRERDYVTEYVRLDKYEESVHKQLSRVKWLDLGDANTSFFHNSLKERRSRNNISFFYDNANVKLTEDKGDFYGDFLNLRFEACVQQEDVADLIKPVTREEMVIALNSIGSSKAPSRDGFSSHFFKTSWSIVGDELVAVVQKKITKSKLLKEPDIIDCTWISPATDEIMINTDVSKSDDGGSFRAILRGNNAEVLSVASSEISPISVLAHELQGVELGLKMFIKIDQLRVHIATDFMVVYNLLTNPDPELPWSVLQI